The following coding sequences lie in one Periophthalmus magnuspinnatus isolate fPerMag1 chromosome 24, fPerMag1.2.pri, whole genome shotgun sequence genomic window:
- the LOC117392502 gene encoding leukotriene B4 receptor 1-like yields the protein MDLTSANFTNSSTAGPPSSVSGLRTLVPVGLMSLCFLVGFPGNIAVLILRPNWQKLSRLTQWLMMNLALSDLLCLITLPIWIYAVLYNWTLGVTICKMAGFVVHCSISSSVLTITALSVQRYMQVVHPQRCIRFKMRLLILLWLISMVLSIQALMSRQIIKDHHQMSCFTKYNSTQHVAMLLTECFFGFSSFIITACAYIFLHKKLNQAVFFNNPFTFKLVTTIIVTFFVFSMPYLVFNLVMVGGVLSNNLKIVAFYPTGLNFFGGLTFINSSINPLLYAFSGGICHKNTNVQQDSDFQ from the coding sequence ATGGACCTGACCTCTGCTAACTTCACCAACTCCTCAACTGCAGGACCTCCATCTTCAGTTTCTGGTTTGAGGACCCTGGTCCCAGTAGGACTCATGTCACTCTGCTTCCTGGTGGGATTCCCTGGAAATATAGCTGTTTTAATCCTCAGACCAAACTGGCAGAAACTGTCCAGGCTGACCCAGTGGCTGATGATGAACCTGGCCTTGTCTGACTTGTTGTGCTTGATCACTCTGCCTATTTGGATCTACGCTGTTCTGTACAACTGGACTCTGGGCGTCACTATCTGTAAGATGGCTGGATTTGTTGTACATTGTAGTATCTCCAGCAGTGtactgaccataactgctctgagTGTCCAGCGCTACATGCAGGTCGTACACCCGCAGAGATGTATCAGATTCAAGATGAGACTCCTTATCCTGTTGTGGCTCATATCGATGGTCCTCTCCATTCAAGCTTTAATGTCCCGGCAAATTATCAAAGATCACCATCAGATGAGCTGTTTTACTAAATACAACTCTACACAGCATGTGGCTATGTTGCTCACTGAATGCTTTTTTGGATTCAGCTCATTCATCATTACTGCATGTGCATAtatttttctgcacaaaaaGCTAAACCAGGCAGTATTTTTCAACAATCCATTTACCTTCAAACTTGTCACCACTATCATAGTGACATTTTTTGTATTCTCAATGCCATACTTGGTTTTTAATCTTGTGATGGTGGGAGGTGTTTTAAGTAACAACTTGAAGATTGTTGCATTTTATCCAACTGGCTTAAACTTTTTTGGAGGTTTAACATTTATCAACAGTAGCATAAATCCACTTCTCTATGCATTTTCCGGTGGAATatgtcataaaaatacaaacgtCCAACAAGATTCTGATTTTCAATAG